One Synergistaceae bacterium DZ-S4 genomic region harbors:
- a CDS encoding GGDEF domain-containing protein yields the protein MTGAEYNRKKVIASSAAATILLALILYSAAIILIGNIKDIVINQAAAEAKGIAATAARFIEENVSDYTKLSEVADYSEENYDSNYYLKMNRLFRMIKEDTGADFIFTEKKISESEIEYILDGENPNSDLFSPIGSKDGMSEEELRAFDEGIITATGMITDKAWGDYLTAFAPIKDSGKVVGLVGVDFSSEHIRKIVCNVSYVTYFFLFILIVLSYISIHNLFKMHYLSLNTDFMTGLINRRGFAETISCAIDEAKRSGNSFALVILDIDDFKNINDRCGHQHGDEILKNIAHKIRQNTRYSDCSFRYGGDEFALILPGTDKQEALSVCRNIQKSIANDKRGSEEGCLPTLSIGICGWSDGMTPEEMIRAADEAMYLSKNEGKDRIMLS from the coding sequence ATGACAGGGGCCGAGTACAACAGGAAAAAAGTGATCGCCTCCTCAGCTGCAGCCACGATACTTTTGGCTTTGATACTCTATTCGGCGGCAATCATACTCATCGGAAACATAAAGGACATAGTGATCAATCAAGCCGCAGCGGAAGCCAAGGGCATCGCAGCCACTGCTGCAAGGTTCATAGAAGAAAATGTCTCCGACTACACAAAATTGTCTGAAGTCGCAGATTACTCAGAGGAAAACTACGACAGTAACTACTATCTCAAAATGAACAGACTCTTCCGAATGATAAAAGAAGACACAGGTGCCGACTTTATTTTTACTGAAAAAAAGATCTCGGAGAGCGAGATCGAATATATCCTTGACGGCGAGAACCCCAATTCTGACCTTTTTTCTCCGATAGGATCAAAGGACGGCATGTCCGAAGAGGAACTGAGGGCTTTCGACGAAGGCATCATCACCGCGACCGGCATGATCACCGACAAGGCATGGGGCGACTATCTGACCGCTTTCGCGCCGATAAAGGATTCAGGCAAAGTCGTCGGACTGGTCGGGGTCGATTTCTCCTCAGAACACATCAGGAAGATAGTCTGCAATGTCTCATATGTTACATACTTTTTCCTTTTCATCCTTATCGTTCTTTCGTACATATCGATCCACAATCTTTTCAAAATGCACTATTTGTCCCTGAACACGGACTTTATGACAGGGCTTATCAACAGGCGCGGATTCGCTGAAACGATCTCATGTGCGATAGATGAGGCAAAGAGGAGCGGCAACTCTTTTGCCCTGGTTATACTTGACATAGACGATTTCAAGAATATCAATGACAGGTGCGGACATCAGCACGGTGACGAGATACTGAAAAACATCGCTCATAAGATAAGGCAGAACACAAGGTATTCCGACTGTTCTTTCAGGTATGGAGGAGATGAGTTCGCGCTTATCCTGCCCGGCACTGACAAACAGGAGGCCCTCTCGGTCTGCAGGAACATCCAGAAAAGCATCGCCAATGACAAAAGGGGCAGTGAAGAGGGGTGCCTGCCTACACTCAGCATCGGTATCTGTGGATGGTCTGACGGAATGACCCCGGAAGAGATGATAAGGGCCGCCGACGAGGCGATGTACCTTTCAAAGAATGAAGGAAAGGACAGGATAATGCTTTCCTGA
- a CDS encoding proline iminopeptidase-family hydrolase, whose product MKGEKVMLSMKGKERYIMTEKGKIWTETYGDDMPGTPLLVLHGGPGFKSMPQTVSELASERPVIFYDQHGCGRSESMLISEEYSVFNYVKELEDVIEKLGLKYLNLMGHSWGAMLAAEYLIKEKPDNVRSVIFSAPLLSVPMWEEDQRKYISELSCDDQRTIEEAERTKNFEDSRYMEVMMKYYSLHVCRLDPWPDHFVRALDDMNQDIYLSMWGPSEFTTTGTLKGADLLPLLPQISIPALLICGEHDEASPKTVFRYRDALCRGEAAVIPDASHCHHIEKPEIFLAVVRNFLNRCG is encoded by the coding sequence ATGAAAGGGGAAAAAGTAATGTTGTCGATGAAAGGTAAAGAAAGATACATCATGACCGAAAAGGGTAAGATCTGGACTGAGACTTACGGTGACGATATGCCGGGAACTCCGCTTCTTGTGCTGCACGGAGGTCCGGGATTCAAAAGCATGCCACAAACGGTTTCAGAGCTTGCTTCCGAAAGACCCGTGATATTTTATGATCAGCATGGATGCGGACGTTCAGAAAGCATGCTTATAAGTGAAGAATATTCTGTTTTCAATTATGTTAAGGAACTTGAAGATGTAATTGAAAAACTTGGTTTGAAATATTTAAATCTTATGGGACATTCGTGGGGTGCGATGTTGGCTGCGGAATATCTGATAAAAGAAAAACCTGACAATGTCAGAAGCGTGATTTTCTCAGCCCCGCTTCTGAGCGTTCCAATGTGGGAGGAAGACCAGAGAAAGTACATCAGTGAACTTTCTTGCGATGATCAAAGGACCATCGAAGAAGCGGAGCGCACGAAAAACTTTGAGGACAGCCGTTACATGGAAGTGATGATGAAATACTATTCCCTGCATGTCTGCAGGCTGGATCCATGGCCTGATCATTTTGTGAGAGCACTGGATGATATGAACCAGGATATCTATTTATCAATGTGGGGGCCGAGTGAATTCACCACCACAGGGACGCTCAAGGGTGCTGATCTTTTGCCCCTGCTTCCGCAGATAAGCATCCCGGCCCTCCTGATATGCGGTGAACACGACGAGGCCTCCCCGAAGACTGTGTTCAGGTACAGAGATGCGCTTTGCAGGGGCGAGGCAGCAGTCATACCTGATGCATCCCACTGCCACCACATTGAGAAACCGGAGATCTTCCTGGCGGTAGTGCGTAATTTTTTAAACAGGTGCGGCTGA